A single Nostoc sp. PCC 7107 DNA region contains:
- a CDS encoding Crp/Fnr family transcriptional regulator gives MTSTSLTPTFSTASVSEQLSVKIFARKEIIPLRNEVIWRIERGAVRTLTWAEDGTFITLGYWGPGDLIGSPLSKVKPYQIECLTSVEVSIVPSYLWHQEIEGLFNHIQQSEELLSIVHLKPISLRLWKFLLWLSDKFGRNVEQDKVIDINITHQEIAEVLNTTRVTITRLLQQFEEEGVLLRYKRRIILRLPNKFTTQTIGKNNVY, from the coding sequence ATGACATCCACCAGTCTGACACCAACATTCTCCACGGCATCTGTAAGCGAACAACTATCAGTAAAAATCTTTGCCCGAAAAGAAATTATTCCCCTACGGAATGAGGTAATATGGCGCATAGAAAGGGGTGCAGTTCGTACCCTAACTTGGGCTGAAGATGGAACATTCATCACTTTAGGTTATTGGGGGCCAGGAGATTTAATTGGCTCTCCTTTATCGAAAGTTAAACCCTACCAAATTGAGTGTCTTACCAGTGTAGAGGTCAGCATTGTACCATCTTATTTGTGGCATCAAGAGATTGAAGGCTTATTTAACCACATTCAACAGTCAGAAGAACTTTTAAGCATAGTTCATCTCAAACCAATCTCCCTGCGGTTATGGAAATTTTTATTATGGCTGAGTGATAAGTTTGGCCGGAATGTCGAACAAGATAAAGTTATTGATATCAACATCACCCATCAGGAAATAGCAGAAGTTCTAAACACAACTAGGGTGACAATTACAAGACTATTACAACAGTTTGAAGAAGAAGGTGTCTTGTTAAGATACAAGCGGCGGATTATTTTGCGTTTACCAAATAAATTTACAACCCAAACTATAGGTAAAAACAATGTTTATTGA
- a CDS encoding iron uptake porin: MIKLFWNVLKVSPAILATALLGANSALAGEANEQITTVTQLSAQPDSMGQVTSVSQFSDVQPTDWAFQALQSLVERYGCIAGYPNGTYRGNRALTRYEFAAGLNACLDRVNELIATATADLVTKEDLATLQRLQEEFSAELATLRGRVDALEARTSELEANQFSTTTKLVGEAIFDVSQTFGENVAVSNPNTPTRDLDSNTTFGDRVRLSLLSSFTGTDQLQVRLQANNIVNGTVPFTGTNQTRLAYAEPILNNDVQIDKINYAFNLTNFARVKVDVSAAELWENVNVLNPEFRSSGAGAISRYGRFSPIYRNGSGGSGLTVTLNPQGAISLTGAYLAPRSSSPNAGFGLFNGDYAAFGQLEFKPSKALNIALAYAHTYDGARTSPTGISNNNVNFTGGTGSLYAVSPFGTGVATTGNHYGIQATFKPSDKLTLGAWAGYSSAVAETGPNRGRDADVVYWAGTIALRDFGKEGNVLGIVFGQQPTVTENPDASRRDGDSSYHLEGLYKIKVSNNIQVTPGLIVIFNPENNDRNDTLYVGTLRTTFSF; this comes from the coding sequence ATGATCAAACTTTTCTGGAATGTACTGAAAGTCAGTCCAGCTATTTTAGCTACGGCCTTATTAGGTGCTAATAGTGCTTTAGCTGGAGAAGCTAACGAACAAATCACAACTGTTACTCAGTTGTCGGCACAGCCTGACAGTATGGGGCAAGTAACATCCGTTTCTCAATTTTCGGATGTACAGCCAACAGATTGGGCATTCCAAGCTTTACAGTCCTTAGTAGAACGTTACGGTTGTATTGCAGGTTATCCCAACGGTACATATCGCGGGAACCGGGCTTTAACTCGTTATGAGTTTGCTGCTGGTTTGAATGCTTGTTTAGACAGAGTTAACGAACTAATTGCTACAGCCACAGCTGATTTAGTTACCAAAGAAGATTTAGCGACATTACAGCGTTTACAAGAAGAATTTTCGGCGGAATTGGCAACTCTGCGCGGTCGCGTAGATGCACTAGAAGCGCGGACATCTGAATTAGAAGCAAATCAATTCTCCACTACCACCAAGTTAGTTGGTGAAGCTATTTTCGACGTATCTCAAACTTTTGGGGAAAATGTAGCGGTATCTAACCCCAACACACCAACACGAGATTTAGATTCTAATACGACATTTGGCGATCGCGTCCGTTTATCCTTACTTAGTAGTTTTACAGGCACAGATCAATTACAGGTTCGCTTACAAGCTAACAATATCGTCAACGGTACCGTGCCATTCACTGGTACAAACCAGACCCGATTAGCTTATGCAGAACCAATTCTGAACAACGACGTTCAAATCGATAAAATTAACTACGCTTTCAACCTAACCAATTTTGCTCGCGTCAAGGTTGATGTGAGTGCGGCGGAATTGTGGGAGAATGTCAACGTTTTAAACCCTGAGTTTAGAAGCAGTGGTGCAGGTGCTATCTCGCGTTACGGACGTTTCAGTCCTATTTATCGTAATGGTTCTGGCGGTTCTGGTTTAACAGTTACCCTTAACCCTCAAGGCGCTATTAGCTTAACTGGGGCTTATTTAGCACCTAGATCAAGTAGCCCCAATGCAGGTTTTGGCTTATTCAACGGTGATTACGCTGCTTTTGGACAATTAGAATTTAAGCCAAGCAAAGCTTTAAACATTGCTTTAGCCTACGCCCACACTTACGACGGTGCGAGAACTTCACCTACGGGCATTTCCAATAACAATGTTAACTTCACTGGAGGTACAGGTAGTCTCTATGCAGTGAGTCCCTTTGGTACTGGTGTTGCTACCACAGGTAATCACTACGGTATACAAGCTACTTTTAAACCTAGTGATAAATTGACGCTTGGTGCTTGGGCTGGCTATTCCAGTGCTGTAGCCGAAACTGGCCCAAACAGAGGTAGAGATGCGGATGTTGTCTATTGGGCTGGAACCATAGCACTAAGAGACTTTGGTAAAGAAGGTAACGTGCTAGGTATAGTATTCGGTCAACAACCAACAGTGACAGAAAATCCTGATGCGAGTCGTAGAGATGGAGATAGTTCCTATCATCTGGAAGGGCTTTATAAAATCAAGGTCAGCAATAACATTCAAGTCACCCCTGGTTTAATAGTAATTTTCAACCCGGAAAATAACGATAGAAACGATACTCTTTACGTCGGTACACTTCGGACAACTTTTAGTTTCTAA
- a CDS encoding iron uptake porin — MINSFWNVLKVSPAVLAATVLAANSALAGEVNEQVTTVTQLAAQPDSMGQVTSVSQFSDVQPTDWAFQALQSLVERYGCIAGYPNGTYRGNRALTRYEFAAGLNACLDRVNELIATATADLVTKEDLATLQRLQEEFSAELATLRGRVDALEARTSELEANQFSTTTKLVGEAIFSVTAPFGDDRADTDTNTTNNRDLDSIVTFSDRVRLNLYTSFTGSDRLQTRLQARNIATLSTGVTGTNMTRLGHDGDNSNEVEVDKLNYEFNLVSDAVRVKIDAFGAELWNNINVFNPDFRSSGTGALSRYGRFSPIYRASSPGGAGLTVTVNPKGPISLTGAYLAPNASDPSQGNGLFNGSNAYFGQIDFKPSKALNVGFAYSHTYQNDGADIDVNLFGSQGSSLSSRPFGNIGTTANNYSFMANFRPTDKIGIGGWVGYTDAQADSGTTSGSAEIWYWAANLAVKDLGREGNTLGIIFGQPPKVTNLNLGATPNTDRDTSYHLEGLYKIKVSDNILVTPGLLVIFNPEHNDNNDTIYVGTLRTTFSF; from the coding sequence ATGATAAATTCTTTCTGGAATGTACTCAAAGTCAGTCCAGCAGTTTTAGCTGCGACCGTATTAGCTGCTAACAGCGCCTTAGCTGGTGAAGTTAACGAACAAGTTACAACTGTGACTCAGTTGGCTGCACAACCTGACAGTATGGGGCAAGTAACATCCGTTTCCCAGTTTTCGGATGTACAGCCAACAGATTGGGCATTCCAAGCCTTACAGTCTTTGGTAGAACGTTATGGTTGTATTGCAGGTTATCCCAACGGTACATATCGCGGGAACCGGGCTTTAACTCGTTATGAGTTTGCTGCTGGTTTGAATGCTTGTTTAGACAGAGTTAACGAACTAATTGCTACAGCCACAGCTGATTTAGTTACCAAAGAAGATTTAGCGACATTACAGCGTTTACAAGAAGAATTTTCGGCGGAACTCGCAACTCTGCGCGGTCGCGTAGATGCACTAGAAGCGCGGACATCTGAATTAGAAGCAAATCAATTCTCCACTACCACCAAGTTAGTTGGTGAAGCTATTTTCAGTGTAACTGCACCCTTTGGTGATGATCGCGCTGATACTGACACCAATACCACCAACAATCGTGACTTAGATAGCATTGTCACTTTTTCTGATCGGGTTCGTTTGAACTTATACACTAGCTTTACAGGTTCAGATAGATTGCAGACTCGTTTGCAAGCTCGAAACATTGCTACACTTAGCACAGGTGTTACAGGCACCAACATGACTCGCTTAGGTCATGATGGCGATAACAGCAATGAAGTTGAAGTTGATAAACTCAACTATGAATTCAACTTGGTGAGTGACGCAGTGCGAGTCAAAATTGACGCGTTTGGTGCAGAACTGTGGAATAACATCAACGTGTTCAACCCAGACTTCAGAAGTAGTGGTACAGGTGCGCTCTCTCGTTACGGACGTTTCAGCCCAATTTATCGGGCATCATCTCCTGGTGGAGCAGGTTTGACAGTCACTGTCAACCCCAAAGGCCCTATTAGTCTTACAGGTGCGTATCTTGCACCTAACGCTAGTGACCCATCCCAAGGTAATGGTCTATTCAACGGATCTAATGCCTACTTTGGTCAAATAGACTTTAAACCAAGCAAAGCTTTAAACGTTGGTTTTGCCTACTCTCACACTTATCAAAATGATGGTGCTGATATTGATGTCAACCTGTTTGGTAGCCAAGGTAGTTCTCTTTCTAGCAGACCTTTCGGTAACATTGGTACCACAGCTAACAACTACAGTTTCATGGCTAACTTCCGCCCCACTGATAAAATTGGTATTGGCGGTTGGGTAGGTTATACCGATGCACAAGCTGACTCTGGTACAACCTCCGGTAGCGCAGAGATTTGGTACTGGGCGGCTAATCTAGCTGTCAAAGACCTGGGTAGAGAAGGAAACACCTTGGGGATCATTTTTGGTCAACCACCCAAAGTCACCAATCTGAACTTGGGTGCTACACCAAATACCGACAGAGATACTTCTTATCACTTAGAAGGTCTTTATAAAATCAAAGTCAGCGATAACATTTTAGTGACTCCTGGCTTATTGGTTATCTTCAACCCCGAACATAACGACAACAACGATACCATCTATGTTGGTACACTGCGTACCACCTTCTCGTTCTAG
- a CDS encoding DUF3318 domain-containing protein, protein MEQNAEIRRLLDVMPAYGRMTTKIVSKPAQAKVIDANFPLPWNQDRPIYINFDLWGRLTKAQRDLLLLQKVSWLIGVKWFKPNIDQGVVLLGLLAGLIESSQSDAVGVAVAGGLSAISALRIWRSNKSSESELNADIAAIKIAQRRGYLEAEAAQHLLFAIEAVAKIEGGSGLNFTELIRCQNLRAIAGLSSVGIPETYS, encoded by the coding sequence ATGGAACAGAATGCTGAAATTCGTCGGTTATTAGATGTTATGCCGGCTTATGGGAGAATGACAACCAAAATAGTCAGTAAGCCAGCGCAAGCGAAAGTAATTGATGCTAATTTTCCCTTGCCTTGGAATCAAGATAGACCAATATACATTAATTTTGATTTATGGGGACGTTTAACCAAAGCACAGCGAGATTTACTACTGTTGCAGAAAGTTAGCTGGTTGATTGGGGTGAAATGGTTTAAACCGAATATTGATCAAGGTGTTGTGCTGCTGGGATTGTTAGCTGGATTAATCGAATCGTCACAGTCAGATGCTGTGGGTGTGGCGGTGGCTGGGGGATTAAGTGCGATCTCCGCTTTGCGTATCTGGCGTAGTAACAAATCATCAGAGTCGGAGTTAAATGCTGATATAGCAGCTATTAAAATAGCCCAACGTCGGGGTTATTTAGAAGCTGAAGCGGCGCAACATTTACTATTTGCAATTGAAGCCGTAGCCAAGATAGAAGGAGGTTCTGGGTTAAATTTTACTGAGTTAATTCGCTGTCAAAATTTGCGGGCGATCGCAGGTTTATCGTCTGTGGGTATTCCAGAAACTTACAGTTAA
- a CDS encoding HNH endonuclease, protein MTVSYASKKLVRERAKFLCEYCHSSEEASAALFSIDHIVPQSLSGSDDPDNLALACQRCNGYRYNFTTGIDPDTGQMLPLFNPRKQTWCEHFIWSADGLKIIGITSIGRATCNRLDFNDERHNEESIIKARRLWIKGGWHPPDEDPRQA, encoded by the coding sequence ATGACAGTTAGTTATGCCAGCAAAAAATTAGTCAGAGAAAGAGCTAAATTTCTTTGTGAATATTGTCATTCTTCAGAAGAAGCAAGTGCCGCGCTATTTTCTATTGACCATATTGTTCCACAATCGCTTTCTGGTTCAGATGACCCCGATAATTTAGCATTAGCTTGTCAGCGTTGTAACGGGTATCGCTATAACTTCACAACCGGAATTGATCCCGATACAGGTCAGATGTTACCTCTGTTTAATCCACGCAAACAAACGTGGTGCGAACACTTTATTTGGTCAGCAGATGGTCTAAAAATTATTGGTATTACTTCTATAGGACGTGCTACTTGTAATCGTTTAGACTTTAATGATGAACGTCATAATGAAGAATCTATCATTAAAGCACGCCGTCTTTGGATCAAAGGAGGTTGGCATCCACCCGATGAAGATCCACGACAAGCATAA
- a CDS encoding glycosyl transferase, with amino-acid sequence MIGLGLRLTNLTAKPPWTDEFSTLVFSLGNSFLPVPLDQAIAPDILLQPLQPQSSATAHDVWAHLSHETNHPPLYFFLAHWWMQLFPTQQGLVSLWGARSLSAIFGAASIPAIYGLGWLTFRSRLIAHIAAAIMAVSPYSIFLAQEARHYTLAILWVIASFACLIIATRHIQHRTQLPITTALTWVVINAFGIASHYFFVLTLGSEALVLIFLAWRQRTLFSPPWRRIYAVAAGTTISGIVWVPIFLQNNYGDKLTDWIQQPRQGLEWLNPFFQAFAAWVTMLFLLPIESPKLAIILISGLVMLIFFIWFLPIFIRGIKIQLKQPETQVLWGIILSAIALFFVFTYFLGIDLTRGARYNFVYFPAVILLLGASLAVRWQTQEKNYKITGKQAVAIIWLMGFCSAVTVICNLGYQKYYRPDLFLQVIRQTSQVPAVIATTQITHVQMGEMMGIAREWKIQNIPSPSLQFILAHQDQDPNTSTNTLNNILKNLPKPFDLWLVNFRAPIATETEKCLAETKSLPAVNGYEYKIYHCR; translated from the coding sequence ATGATTGGTCTTGGTTTGCGTTTAACTAATTTAACAGCCAAACCACCTTGGACTGATGAATTTTCGACTTTAGTATTTAGTTTGGGGAATAGTTTTTTACCAGTACCCTTAGATCAAGCGATCGCACCTGATATTTTATTACAACCATTGCAACCCCAATCAAGTGCTACTGCACATGATGTTTGGGCGCACTTGAGCCACGAAACTAATCATCCGCCACTGTATTTTTTCTTGGCTCACTGGTGGATGCAGTTATTTCCGACACAACAAGGCCTAGTTTCATTATGGGGGGCGCGATCGCTCTCGGCAATTTTTGGCGCTGCGTCTATTCCCGCCATTTATGGTTTAGGCTGGCTGACTTTTCGTTCTCGCTTGATTGCACATATCGCTGCTGCCATTATGGCGGTATCACCATACTCTATCTTTTTGGCACAAGAAGCACGTCATTACACTTTGGCAATTTTGTGGGTGATTGCATCTTTTGCTTGCTTAATTATCGCTACACGCCACATTCAACATCGGACACAATTACCCATCACCACAGCACTTACTTGGGTAGTTATTAACGCTTTCGGGATTGCAAGCCATTACTTTTTTGTCCTTACCCTGGGTAGTGAAGCCTTAGTTTTGATTTTCCTGGCTTGGCGACAACGTACTTTATTCTCTCCTCCTTGGCGGCGAATTTATGCGGTTGCTGCTGGTACTACTATCTCAGGGATAGTTTGGGTACCAATATTTTTACAGAATAATTATGGCGATAAATTAACAGATTGGATACAACAACCGCGCCAGGGTTTGGAATGGTTAAATCCATTTTTCCAAGCCTTTGCAGCTTGGGTGACAATGCTTTTCTTACTCCCTATTGAATCACCAAAATTAGCCATTATTTTAATTTCTGGGTTGGTGATGTTGATTTTCTTTATTTGGTTTTTACCAATATTCATTCGCGGTATCAAAATTCAATTAAAGCAACCAGAAACTCAGGTTTTATGGGGAATCATTTTAAGCGCGATCGCTTTATTTTTTGTCTTTACTTATTTTCTGGGAATTGATTTAACCAGAGGCGCTCGTTATAACTTTGTTTATTTTCCCGCCGTCATTCTTTTACTTGGAGCCAGTTTAGCAGTTCGTTGGCAAACTCAAGAGAAAAATTATAAAATCACAGGCAAACAAGCTGTAGCTATAATTTGGCTGATGGGATTTTGTAGTGCTGTAACTGTGATTTGTAATTTGGGATATCAAAAATATTACCGCCCCGATTTGTTTTTACAAGTCATCAGACAAACATCCCAAGTTCCAGCCGTAATTGCGACTACTCAAATTACCCATGTACAAATGGGTGAAATGATGGGTATCGCTAGAGAGTGGAAAATCCAAAATATACCATCACCATCACTCCAGTTTATCCTGGCTCATCAAGACCAAGACCCAAATACTTCTACAAATACCCTCAATAATATTTTAAAGAACCTACCAAAACCCTTTGATTTGTGGTTAGTAAATTTCCGCGCCCCCATAGCAACAGAAACAGAAAAATGTCTTGCTGAAACTAAATCTCTCCCAGCAGTCAACGGCTACGAGTACAAAATTTACCATTGTCGATAA
- a CDS encoding glycosyltransferase, with product MRNSQTNTLLTVPSGDLQIPEFPPHHLTTDSKNIYFSLIIPTYKERDNIAKVIKILSELIEESISEDYELIVVDDDSPDKTWEVAQSMMSEYPNLRVMRRQQERGLSSAVIRGWQIARGNVLGVIDGDLQHPPEVLAQLLRGIAQGADLAVASRHIEGGGVSSWSAVRRFLSRGAQVLGLIFLPGVLGRVSDPMSGYFMVRRSCIAGVTLNPVGYKILLEVIGRGNVGEITEVGYVFCERKEGESKVTWKQYVEYLHHLLRLRLTTKQVGQKSSFPVGRFLRFGLVGLSGVFVDMGILYLLSDPTTLALPLTRSKIIAGEIAIFNNFLWNDAWTFADVSQRQQEWHHRAKRFLKFNLVCLAGLGINVLVLNLVFNFVIPNRYIANLIAIAVATVWNFWVNLKLSWRVTDVK from the coding sequence ATGAGAAACAGTCAAACTAATACCTTATTAACAGTGCCATCTGGCGATTTGCAGATTCCAGAATTTCCGCCTCACCATCTGACAACAGACAGTAAAAATATTTATTTCTCGCTAATCATCCCTACTTACAAAGAGCGTGACAACATCGCCAAGGTCATCAAAATTCTGAGTGAACTGATAGAGGAATCTATCTCAGAGGATTATGAGCTAATTGTGGTAGATGATGATAGCCCAGACAAAACTTGGGAAGTAGCACAATCAATGATGTCAGAATATCCCAACTTGCGGGTGATGCGTCGCCAACAAGAACGGGGATTATCTTCAGCCGTGATTCGTGGGTGGCAAATTGCTAGGGGGAATGTTTTAGGTGTGATTGATGGGGATTTGCAACATCCGCCAGAAGTATTGGCGCAGCTGTTACGTGGTATTGCACAGGGTGCAGATTTGGCTGTGGCGAGTCGTCACATAGAAGGTGGCGGTGTCAGCAGTTGGAGTGCTGTGAGACGTTTTTTGTCTCGTGGCGCTCAAGTGTTGGGTTTGATTTTCTTACCTGGGGTATTAGGGAGAGTTTCTGACCCGATGAGTGGTTATTTTATGGTGCGCCGGAGTTGTATTGCAGGTGTAACGCTTAATCCTGTAGGCTACAAAATTCTCCTAGAGGTGATTGGACGGGGAAATGTCGGCGAAATCACCGAGGTTGGTTATGTATTCTGTGAGCGCAAAGAAGGTGAAAGTAAAGTCACATGGAAGCAATATGTAGAATACTTACATCACTTATTGCGCTTACGGCTAACTACAAAACAGGTGGGACAAAAATCTTCTTTTCCAGTTGGTCGATTTCTACGTTTTGGCTTGGTAGGACTCAGTGGGGTATTTGTGGATATGGGAATACTTTATCTACTTAGTGACCCAACGACTTTAGCTTTACCCCTGACACGCAGCAAAATTATTGCTGGTGAAATTGCAATTTTCAATAATTTTTTGTGGAATGATGCTTGGACATTTGCCGATGTGAGTCAAAGACAGCAAGAATGGCATCATCGTGCAAAGCGATTTTTGAAATTTAATCTTGTTTGCTTGGCGGGATTGGGAATCAATGTTTTGGTGTTAAATTTAGTGTTTAATTTTGTGATTCCCAATCGTTACATTGCTAACTTAATTGCGATCGCAGTTGCGACTGTCTGGAATTTTTGGGTGAATTTAAAACTGAGTTGGCGCGTAACTGATGTGAAATAA